In Nicotiana tabacum cultivar K326 chromosome 19, ASM71507v2, whole genome shotgun sequence, one DNA window encodes the following:
- the LOC107777050 gene encoding pentatricopeptide repeat-containing protein CRR2, chloroplastic-like, with the protein MRSLQSPPPSLLQPPPPSYLPFNLLHQTSPLFTSYSYRPTSIHCTTSNNTHIVSNPKPTTSTFSHNYNDSIQSLCKKGHLKEALQLLFQEPNPTQRTYELLILSCSQNHSLSHALTVHRKLIDDGFDQDPFLATKLINVYSHLGCIDHVRQVFDKISNRTIFVWNAFFRALALAGHGEEVLDFYRRMNGIGIPSDRFTYTYVLKACVASESSSPSLEKGKEIHGHMLRHGYERHLHIMTTLIDVYARFGRVGDASCLFYEMPEKNLVSWSAMIACYAKNGKPLEALELFREMMSYDDMLPNSVTMVSVLQACAALAALEQGKLLHGYILRKGLDSILPVLSALVTMYSRCGALELGRRVFDQMGKRDVVAWNSMISSFGIHGFGAKAIEVFREMIRYGVSPSPVSFVSVLGACSHAGLVAEGKRLFDSMSREHNIYPSVEHYACMVDLLGRANQLEEAAIIIQDMRIEPGPKVWGSLLGSCRIHCNVDLAERASRRLFELEPTNAGNYVLLTDIYAEARMWDEVKRVRKLLEAKGLRKVSGCSWIEVKRKIYCLQSVDEINPQIEQIHALLLKLSMEMKQNGYVPNTRIVLYDLEEEEKERILLGHSEKLAVAFGLINNSKGETIRISKNLRLCEDCHSFTKLISKYANREILVRDINRFHHFKDGVCSCGDYW; encoded by the coding sequence ATGCGGTCGCTTCAATCTCCTCCTCCATCTCTTCTTcaacctcctcctccttcttACCTTCCCTTCAACCTTTTGCACCAAACTAGTCCCCTCTTCACTTCTTATTCATATCGTCCAACCTCAATCCACTGTACCACCAGCAATAACACCCACATTGTCAGCAACCCAAAACCCACTACTTCTACTTTTAGCCATAATTACAACGATTCAATTCAATCTCTTTGCAAAAAAGGACATCTGAAAGAAGCCCTTCAGCTCCTCTTTCAGGAGCCCAATCCCACCCAACGTACCTACGAGCTGCTCATCCTTTCCTGCTCCCAAAATCACTCCCTCTCCCACGCTTTAACTGTTCACCGCAAACTCATTGATGATGGGTTCGATCAAGATCCTTTCTTGGCTACCAAACTCATTAATGTGTACTCCCACTTGGGCTGTATCGACCACGTCcgccaagtgtttgataaaatttccAACCGAACCATCTTCGTTTGGAACGCCTTTTTCCGGGCATTGGCTTTAGCTGGCCATGGTGAAGAAGTTTTGGACTTTTACAGACGTATGAATGGCATTGGAATCCCATCAGATAGGTTCACGTATACGTACGTGCTCAAAGCTTGTGTTGCTTCTGAATCGTCATCGCCATCGCTCGAAAAGGGCAAGGAAATTCATGGCCACATGTTGAGACACGGTTATGAGCGTCATCTTCATATTATGACGACCTTAATTGATGTATATGCTAGGTTTGGTCGCGTAGGCGATGCAAGTTGTTTGTTCTATGAGATGCCAGAGAAAAATTTGGTGTCTTGGAGCGCAATGATTGCCTGTTATGCAAAGAACGGGAAACCTCTTGAAGCATTGGAGCTTTTTCGTGAAATGATGAGCTATGATGATATGTTGCCAAATTCAGTGACTATGGTTAGTGTTCTTCAAGCTTGTGCAGCACTGGCTGCACTAGAGCAAGGGAAGCTATTACATGGATATATACTTAGGAAAGGGCTCGACTCTATTTTGCCCGTTCTCAGTGCTCTTGTGACAATGTATTCAAGGTGTGGTGCTCTAGAATTGGGACGAAGAGTGTTTGATCAGATGGGCAAGAGGGATGTTGTTGCATGGAATTCCATGATTTCAAGCTTTGGAATACATGGATTTGGGGCCAAAGCAATTGAAGTTTTTAGAGAAATGATTCGATATGGAGTGTCACCAAGTCCAGTATCATTCGTTAGTGTATTGGGAGCTTGCAGTCATGCAGGGCTTGTGGCGGAGGGGAAACGTTTGTTTGATTCAATGTCGAGAGAACATAATATCTACCCTAGTGTGGAGCACTATGCTTGCATGGTTGATCTTCTTGGAAGAGCCAATCAGTTAGAAGAAGCGGCTATAATCATACAAGATATGCGGATTGAACCAGGACCCAAAGTTTGGGGGTCTCTTCTTGGATCATGTAGGATTCATTGTAATGTTGACCTTGCAGAGAGGGCAAGCAGAAGGTTGTTTGAGCTTGAACCCACAAATGCTGGGAACTATGTACTTTTGACTGACATTTATGCAGAAGCTAGGATGTGGGATGAGGTAAAACGAGTTAGGAAGCTTTTGGAAGCCAAAGGGTTGCGGAAAGTCTCTGGTTGTAGCTGGATTGAAGTAAAGAGGAAAATCTACTGTCTCCAGTCAGTTGACGAAATTAACCCACAAATTGAGCAAATTCATGCATTGTTGCTAAAGCTGTCAATGGAGATGAAGCAGAATGGGTATGTGCCAAATACCAGAATCGTGCTGTATGATCTTGAAGAAGAGGAGAAAGAACGTATTTTGTTGGGTCATAGTGAGAAATTAGCAGTTGCCTTTGGGTTGATTAATAACAGTAAAGGAGAGACTATAAGGATTAGTAAGAACTTGAGATTATGTGAAGACTGTCACTCCTTCACTAAGCTCATTTCAAAATATGCAAACAGAGAAATTCTAGTCAGAGACATCAATCGATTTCACCATTTCAAGGATGGGGTTTGTTCATGTGGGGATTATTGGTAG